A single window of Synechococcus sp. C9 DNA harbors:
- the lpxB gene encoding lipid-A-disaccharide synthase, producing the protein MPRILISTGEVSGDLQGALLVRALRHLRPDVEILAIGGERMAQAGAKLLANTTHLGSIGLLEHLPFVFPTLRLLQKMRRVLAPQPPDVVVLIDYVGFNLPLARTCKRWGCPLIYYIAPQEWVWRTANTQGIVALIDQVLAVFPQEAEYYQKVGVPRVDWVGHPLVDDLATAESRQEARQKLGIAPTQKVVALLPASRRQELKYLWPVLAQTAQQLQQHHPDVEFWLPLALPQYQAQLQKTIDQSHLRVRVVNEPARRVIAAADLALAKSGTVNLETALLDVPQVVIYRVSPATAWLARHLLRFQIPFMSPVNLVVMREIIPELLQEQAEPHRLTQLALTYLANPAPMRQRYQEFRQALGAPGATARAAQAILAHCAKVG; encoded by the coding sequence GTGCCGAGGATTCTGATTAGTACGGGGGAAGTGTCCGGGGATTTGCAAGGGGCGTTGCTCGTCCGAGCCTTGCGTCACCTGCGCCCGGATGTGGAAATTCTCGCCATTGGGGGGGAACGGATGGCCCAGGCGGGAGCCAAATTACTGGCCAATACGACGCACCTGGGTTCCATTGGTCTGCTGGAACATTTGCCGTTTGTCTTTCCCACCCTGCGGTTACTGCAAAAAATGCGCCGGGTTTTAGCCCCCCAGCCCCCGGATGTGGTGGTGTTGATTGACTATGTGGGGTTTAATCTGCCCCTCGCCCGCACCTGCAAACGCTGGGGGTGTCCCCTGATTTATTACATCGCCCCCCAGGAGTGGGTTTGGCGGACGGCAAATACCCAGGGCATTGTGGCACTGATTGACCAGGTGTTGGCGGTCTTTCCCCAGGAGGCGGAGTATTACCAAAAGGTGGGGGTGCCCCGGGTGGATTGGGTGGGACATCCCCTGGTGGATGACCTAGCGACCGCCGAATCCCGCCAGGAGGCTCGCCAAAAATTAGGCATTGCCCCGACGCAAAAGGTGGTTGCCCTATTGCCCGCTTCCCGCCGCCAGGAACTCAAGTATCTTTGGCCGGTACTGGCGCAAACCGCCCAGCAACTGCAACAGCATCACCCGGATGTGGAATTTTGGTTGCCCCTCGCCCTGCCCCAATATCAGGCGCAACTGCAAAAAACTATTGACCAATCCCATCTGCGGGTGCGGGTGGTGAACGAACCTGCCCGCCGGGTAATTGCCGCCGCCGACCTCGCCCTCGCCAAATCCGGGACAGTGAACCTGGAAACCGCCCTGTTGGATGTGCCCCAGGTGGTGATCTACCGGGTAAGTCCCGCCACTGCCTGGTTAGCCCGCCATCTCCTGCGCTTCCAGATTCCCTTCATGTCGCCGGTGAATTTGGTGGTGATGCGGGAAATCATCCCGGAGTTATTACAAGAGCAGGCGGAACCCCACCGGTTGACCCAACTCGCCCTCACCTATTTGGCAAACCCCGCCCCCATGCGCCAACGGTATCAGGAATTTCGCCAAGCCCTCGGTGCCCCCGGTGCCACAGCCCGAGCCGCCCAAGCCATCTTAGCCCATTGTGCTAAAGTTGGCTGA
- a CDS encoding IS630 transposase-related protein, whose product MARPYSYDLRQKAVEAVLNGAKLVEVSELFGMSRRTVQRWLKMWSESGDYRPKQNYQKGHSAKITDLEGFRQFVEANQGLTQKEMGVILGVSHTTVGQALKKINFTRKKKHTLMKNKTRKSDNNLSR is encoded by the coding sequence ATGGCAAGACCATACAGTTACGATTTGCGTCAAAAAGCAGTCGAAGCAGTCTTAAATGGGGCAAAACTGGTTGAGGTTAGTGAGTTATTTGGTATGAGCAGAAGAACCGTACAAAGATGGTTAAAAATGTGGTCAGAAAGTGGTGATTATCGCCCGAAACAGAACTATCAAAAAGGTCATAGTGCTAAGATCACTGATTTGGAGGGATTTCGCCAATTTGTAGAAGCAAATCAAGGGTTGACGCAAAAAGAAATGGGAGTCATTCTCGGTGTAAGTCATACAACCGTTGGTCAAGCCCTTAAAAAAATCAACTTTACCCGTAAAAAAAAACATACTCTTATGAAGAACAAAACGAGGAAGAGCGACAACAATTTATCAAGATGA
- the mutY gene encoding A/G-specific adenine glycosylase, whose amino-acid sequence MDWQWFRTQLLTWYAVHGRDLPWRRTRDPYAILVSELMLQQTQVATVIPYYQKWLQQLPTLTACAEAQPQDIFKLWEGLGYYRRATYLHQTCQKIVQEYGGQIPQELKILMTLPGIGRTTAGGILSHAFNLPTPILDGNVQRVLSRLFALTTPPHRNQKQLWHYSQRLLDPVVPGRFNQALMDVGAGVCLPKDPQCGQCPWQNGCMSAQSQQQHDLPVREPGKEIPHRTIGVGVIWNAQGQVLIDQRPSTGLLANLWEFPGGKVEPGESIPDCIRREIDEELGIDIQVGEHLITVNHRYTHLRVTLVVHHCFYRRGTPQLRGCQAYAWVALPDLCRYPFPQANQKIIQALQARPIPPDPLERGGGRVQSK is encoded by the coding sequence ATGGATTGGCAATGGTTTCGCACCCAACTGTTGACCTGGTATGCCGTGCATGGGCGGGATTTACCCTGGCGGCGCACCCGTGACCCCTACGCCATTTTGGTATCCGAATTGATGCTCCAACAAACCCAGGTGGCAACGGTGATTCCCTATTATCAAAAATGGTTACAACAATTGCCCACATTGACTGCCTGTGCCGAAGCGCAACCCCAGGATATATTCAAACTTTGGGAGGGTTTAGGCTATTACCGCCGGGCGACCTATCTGCATCAAACCTGTCAAAAAATTGTGCAGGAATACGGGGGGCAAATTCCTCAAGAATTGAAGATTTTAATGACTCTGCCGGGGATTGGACGCACCACCGCCGGGGGGATTTTGAGCCATGCGTTTAACCTGCCAACCCCGATTTTGGATGGCAATGTCCAGCGGGTATTGAGCCGTTTATTTGCCCTCACCACGCCCCCCCATCGGAATCAAAAACAACTCTGGCATTATTCGCAAAGGTTGCTTGATCCGGTGGTGCCGGGTCGGTTTAACCAAGCCCTGATGGATGTGGGTGCCGGGGTGTGTTTGCCCAAAGACCCCCAATGTGGGCAGTGTCCCTGGCAGAATGGATGTATGAGTGCGCAAAGCCAACAACAGCATGACCTGCCGGTGCGGGAACCGGGCAAGGAGATTCCCCATCGCACGATTGGGGTGGGGGTGATTTGGAATGCCCAGGGGCAGGTGTTGATTGACCAGCGTCCAAGCACGGGTTTGTTGGCGAATCTGTGGGAATTTCCGGGGGGTAAAGTAGAACCTGGAGAATCCATCCCCGACTGTATTCGGCGGGAAATTGACGAGGAATTGGGCATTGATATTCAGGTTGGGGAACATCTGATCACCGTGAACCATCGCTATACCCATCTACGGGTGACGTTGGTGGTGCATCATTGTTTTTATCGCCGGGGCACGCCCCAATTGCGGGGATGTCAAGCCTATGCCTGGGTGGCATTGCCGGATTTGTGCCGTTATCCTTTTCCCCAGGCGAATCAGAAAATTATCCAGGCTTTGCAGGCACGTCCGATTCCCCCTGATCCTCTCGAAAGGGGCGGGGGGCGGGTACAATCGAAATGA
- the lpxA gene encoding acyl-ACP--UDP-N-acetylglucosamine O-acyltransferase, whose product MSEVTVTLAHATAVIHPGAQIHPTVRIGPYAVIGERVKIGAGTVIDAHVVIDGDTEIGTGNHIFPGAAIGLEPQDLKYDGSLSRVRIGDNNLIREYVTINRATRAGEETVVGNHNLLMAYVHVAHNCVLENSIVIANNVALAGHVHIESRATIGGMLGVHQFVRIGRLAMVGGMSRIDRDVPPYMLVEGHPARVRLLNRVGLQRAGLAQGEEGQALKRAFRLLYRSGLTLSQALEQLQPLTDQYETLRHLHQFLVESQGPGRRGPIPGIKQRAEDSD is encoded by the coding sequence ATGTCTGAGGTTACTGTGACCCTAGCCCATGCGACGGCGGTCATTCATCCGGGGGCGCAGATTCACCCGACGGTGCGGATCGGTCCCTATGCGGTGATCGGCGAGCGGGTCAAGATCGGTGCGGGGACGGTGATTGATGCCCATGTGGTGATTGATGGGGATACGGAAATTGGCACGGGGAATCACATTTTCCCGGGGGCGGCGATTGGTCTGGAACCCCAGGATTTGAAGTACGACGGTTCCCTGTCTCGGGTGCGGATTGGGGATAATAATTTGATTCGGGAGTACGTCACCATCAACCGGGCGACCCGGGCGGGCGAAGAAACCGTGGTGGGGAACCATAATCTGCTGATGGCTTATGTCCATGTGGCGCACAATTGTGTGTTGGAAAATTCGATTGTGATTGCCAATAATGTGGCTTTGGCAGGGCACGTGCATATCGAGTCCCGGGCGACGATTGGCGGGATGTTGGGGGTGCATCAGTTTGTGCGGATTGGGCGGTTGGCGATGGTGGGAGGCATGAGCCGCATTGACCGGGATGTGCCGCCCTATATGTTGGTGGAGGGGCATCCGGCGCGGGTACGTCTGCTCAACCGGGTGGGTTTGCAACGGGCGGGGCTGGCGCAAGGGGAGGAAGGTCAGGCGCTCAAACGGGCATTTCGCCTGCTGTATCGTTCCGGCTTAACCCTGTCCCAAGCCCTCGAACAACTCCAGCCCTTGACCGACCAGTACGAAACCCTGCGGCATTTGCATCAGTTTTTGGTGGAGTCCCAGGGCCCGGGGCGACGGGGACCCATTCCAGGAATCAAACAGCGTGCCGAGGATTCTGATTAG
- a CDS encoding serine/threonine-protein kinase: MRPPLTTHTVLQNRYRIVRVLGQGGFGRTYLAQDQNRFNEYCVLKEFMPARGEPHQIQKAKELFKREAAVLYQLRHPQIPRFHALFEQEQRLFLVQDYVEGKNYRTLLAERLRRQQTFTEPEAYELLIKVLPVLEYIHSCGVIHRDISPDNLMLRQQDQMPVLIDFGVVKDIASRLQPAQASAATSVGKLGYAPSEQLQTGRVYPASDLYTLAVTVLVLLTGCEPQELYDDHTLTWRWQQRITLSPALTNVLNKMLSHRPGDRYASAKDVLKALGEMPPSGTSPELPPVTSLPTVVARPPLTPPSPVYAAKPTPLAVPKPSPWESPIALALVSVLLVLFTGTLSWVVVSWLMRRTPDTPTWENPVVPTPQASPSPTVTKDPLPVVPLPLQVGIESTLNDRLAPGQTQVYEFTTPAPRQLTLTFNGDGLTASLVMPDKKTIALSKQWQDKIPAGKYQILVTNPTDVPQEYRLSVLLSGAPPPAPTLEAVPITLAEGATQTEVTARISPTQGKRFLFTAPPDQELFVELRSIGMATLTCRTPEGRVLAAQTLYCTAQPTVAGTYELDVTSTDVTNATLIVVLRPLTN, from the coding sequence ATGCGTCCCCCGCTGACCACCCATACGGTTTTACAAAATCGGTACCGGATTGTGCGGGTATTGGGACAGGGCGGGTTTGGGCGCACCTATTTAGCCCAGGATCAAAACCGCTTTAATGAATACTGCGTCCTCAAGGAATTTATGCCCGCCCGGGGGGAACCCCACCAAATCCAAAAAGCTAAGGAATTATTCAAACGGGAAGCTGCGGTTTTATACCAACTGCGCCATCCGCAAATTCCCCGGTTTCATGCCCTCTTTGAGCAGGAACAACGGTTATTTTTAGTGCAGGATTATGTGGAGGGCAAAAACTATCGCACCCTCCTAGCCGAACGCCTGCGCCGCCAACAAACCTTCACCGAACCGGAAGCCTATGAACTATTAATCAAAGTCCTGCCCGTCTTGGAATACATCCACAGTTGCGGGGTGATTCACCGGGACATTTCCCCCGACAATTTGATGTTGCGCCAACAGGATCAAATGCCGGTTTTGATTGATTTTGGGGTGGTGAAAGATATTGCCAGCCGCCTGCAACCCGCCCAGGCATCCGCCGCCACCTCGGTAGGCAAACTCGGCTATGCCCCTTCCGAACAACTGCAAACCGGACGGGTGTACCCCGCCAGCGACCTCTATACCCTCGCCGTGACCGTGTTGGTGCTCCTCACCGGCTGTGAACCCCAAGAACTGTACGATGACCACACATTGACCTGGCGATGGCAACAGCGCATTACCCTGAGTCCCGCCTTGACCAACGTCCTGAATAAAATGCTCAGCCATCGTCCGGGAGACCGCTACGCCAGCGCCAAGGATGTCCTGAAAGCGCTCGGGGAAATGCCCCCCAGTGGCACCAGCCCAGAATTGCCTCCAGTGACCAGCCTGCCTACGGTGGTCGCCCGTCCCCCACTGACCCCGCCCTCCCCCGTCTATGCCGCCAAACCCACCCCCCTGGCGGTGCCCAAGCCTAGCCCCTGGGAAAGTCCCATCGCCCTCGCGTTGGTCAGCGTTTTACTCGTCCTCTTTACGGGCACCCTGTCCTGGGTGGTGGTGAGTTGGTTGATGCGCCGTACCCCAGACACCCCCACCTGGGAAAATCCCGTGGTTCCCACCCCCCAAGCCAGCCCCAGCCCCACCGTAACGAAAGACCCCCTACCAGTAGTACCCCTCCCCTTGCAGGTGGGTATAGAAAGTACCCTCAACGACCGCCTCGCCCCAGGGCAAACCCAGGTCTACGAATTTACCACCCCCGCCCCCCGGCAATTAACCCTCACCTTCAATGGGGACGGACTCACCGCCAGCCTGGTCATGCCGGACAAGAAAACCATTGCGTTGTCCAAACAATGGCAGGACAAAATCCCCGCAGGCAAATATCAAATCCTAGTCACCAATCCCACTGATGTCCCCCAGGAGTACCGGTTAAGCGTCTTGTTGAGTGGAGCCCCACCCCCTGCCCCCACCCTGGAAGCGGTGCCCATTACCCTGGCGGAGGGAGCCACCCAGACCGAAGTAACCGCTCGCATCAGCCCCACTCAAGGCAAACGGTTTTTGTTCACCGCCCCCCCGGATCAGGAATTATTTGTCGAGCTTCGCAGTATTGGCATGGCGACCCTCACCTGTCGTACCCCGGAAGGGCGGGTATTGGCGGCACAGACTTTGTACTGCACAGCCCAACCCACGGTAGCGGGCACTTACGAATTGGACGTGACCAGCACGGATGTGACCAACGCCACCCTAATTGTGGTACTCCGACCATTGACTAATTGA